A part of Pantoea vagans genomic DNA contains:
- a CDS encoding Bax inhibitor-1 family protein, with protein sequence MDRYPRNDSIVQPASRGLQAYMAQVYGWMTCGLLLTAFVSWFAARTPAVMELVFANRITFFGLIIAQLALVFFLSGMVHRLSGAVATGLFMLYSALTGLTMASIFLVYTYSSIASTFFVTAGMFGTMSFYGYTTKRDLSRFGSLLFMGLIGIVLASLVNFWLKSPALMWAITYIGVVLFVGLTAYDTQKLKNIGEQIDARDTENLRRYSIMGALTLYLDFINLFLMLLRIFGNRR encoded by the coding sequence ATGGACCGATATCCACGCAATGATTCCATCGTTCAACCCGCATCTCGCGGTTTACAAGCCTATATGGCGCAGGTCTATGGCTGGATGACCTGCGGTCTGTTACTGACCGCATTTGTCTCCTGGTTTGCGGCGCGTACGCCCGCAGTGATGGAGCTGGTGTTTGCCAATCGTATTACCTTTTTCGGGCTGATTATCGCGCAGCTGGCGCTGGTGTTCTTCCTGTCAGGCATGGTGCATCGTCTGAGCGGGGCCGTTGCAACCGGGCTGTTTATGCTCTATTCGGCACTGACCGGCCTGACCATGGCGAGTATCTTCCTGGTCTACACCTACTCTTCCATCGCCAGCACCTTCTTTGTCACGGCGGGGATGTTTGGTACAATGAGCTTCTACGGCTATACCACCAAACGCGATCTGAGCCGGTTTGGCAGCCTGCTGTTTATGGGGCTGATTGGCATTGTGCTGGCGTCGCTGGTGAACTTTTGGCTGAAAAGCCCGGCGCTGATGTGGGCGATTACCTATATCGGCGTGGTGCTCTTTGTTGGATTAACGGCTTATGACACGCAGAAGCTGAAAAACATCGGTGAGCAGATTGATGCCCGCGACACGGAAAACCTGCGTCGCTATTCAATCATGGGCGCGCTGACGCTCTATCTCGACTTCATCAACCTGTTCCTGATGCTGCTGCGGATTTTCGGCAACCGCCGTTAA
- the moaB gene encoding molybdenum cofactor biosynthesis protein B, translating into MGKPASEFQALQIAVMTVSDRRDASNDTSGDYLREAAAEAGHEVVDHAIVPDNLYRIRATVSRWIASDDVQVVIINGGTGFNLKNSTPEALLPLFDREIDGFGELFRMISYEEIGGSTLQSRAIAGLANGTLILAVPGSTSACRTAWERIIADQLDARTAPCNFVSHLKKR; encoded by the coding sequence ATGGGTAAACCAGCCAGCGAATTTCAGGCCTTGCAGATTGCGGTGATGACGGTGTCAGACCGTCGCGATGCCAGCAACGATACCTCCGGCGACTATCTGCGCGAGGCGGCGGCGGAAGCGGGCCATGAGGTGGTCGATCACGCCATCGTGCCGGATAACCTTTATCGCATTCGCGCCACCGTATCGCGCTGGATAGCCAGTGACGATGTCCAGGTGGTGATCATCAATGGCGGCACCGGCTTTAACCTGAAAAACAGCACGCCGGAAGCGCTGCTGCCGCTGTTTGACCGCGAGATTGACGGGTTTGGCGAACTGTTCCGGATGATCTCCTATGAGGAGATTGGCGGCTCGACGCTGCAGTCGCGCGCCATTGCCGGTCTGGCTAACGGGACGCTGATTCTGGCCGTGCCGGGTTCCACCAGCGCCTGCCGCACCGCCTGGGAGCGGATTATCGCTGACCAGCTTGATGCGCGCACTGCGCCCTGTAATTTTGTCTCACATCTGAAGAAACGGTAA
- a CDS encoding ABC transporter ATP-binding protein: MLSLRSVNQFYGQNHILWDVDLDLSPGTCTGILGRPGMGKTTLVNCIMGRLPINSGTISWKEDGSPPEDLLLQPAEQRAQMGIGYVPQGRHIFTQMSVEDNLLIALLAGASQRDRHRAIPEMVFDLFPALYSLRQQRSGDLPIDQQQQLALARALVLQPKLLILDEPTDGMSPWLEEEMGNLIRRLNLDYGLTILLLEQRLSLIRRVADYFLLLHRGRNVAQGSMEQLDDHTVDKWLTVA, from the coding sequence ATGCTGAGTCTACGTTCGGTAAATCAATTTTACGGTCAGAACCATATTCTGTGGGATGTGGACCTGGATCTGTCGCCTGGCACCTGCACCGGCATTCTGGGCCGCCCTGGCATGGGCAAGACCACGCTGGTCAACTGCATCATGGGCAGACTGCCGATTAATAGCGGCACCATCTCCTGGAAAGAGGATGGCTCGCCGCCGGAAGATTTGCTGCTGCAACCGGCTGAACAGCGGGCGCAGATGGGCATCGGCTATGTGCCGCAGGGCCGCCATATTTTTACGCAGATGAGCGTGGAAGATAACCTGCTGATTGCTCTGCTGGCGGGTGCCAGCCAGCGCGATCGTCATCGCGCCATTCCCGAAATGGTCTTTGATTTATTCCCGGCGCTCTACTCCCTGCGCCAGCAGCGCAGCGGCGATCTGCCCATCGATCAGCAGCAACAGCTGGCCCTGGCGCGCGCGCTGGTGCTGCAGCCCAAACTGCTGATTCTGGATGAGCCGACTGATGGGATGTCGCCGTGGCTGGAAGAGGAGATGGGCAACCTGATCCGCCGTCTTAATCTCGACTATGGGCTGACCATCCTGCTGCTGGAGCAGCGCCTGTCGCTGATCCGTCGTGTGGCGGACTATTTCCTGCTGCTGCACCGCGGCCGCAATGTGGCGCAGGGCAGCATGGAGCAGCTCGATGACCACACCGTGGATAAGTGGCTGACGGTGGCCTGA
- the moaC gene encoding cyclic pyranopterin monophosphate synthase MoaC, translating into MSQLTHINAAGEAHMVDVSAKAETVREARAEVLVLMQPETLQMIIDGSHHKGDVFATARIAGIQAAKRTWELIPLCHPLMLSKVEVNLEAEPDHNRVRITSLCRLTGKTGVEMEALTAASVAALTIYDMCKAVQKDIVIDQLRLISKSGGKSGDFQAVTHD; encoded by the coding sequence ATGTCTCAACTCACACACATTAACGCTGCGGGCGAAGCGCACATGGTGGATGTTTCCGCCAAGGCTGAAACCGTGCGCGAAGCGCGCGCCGAAGTACTGGTGCTGATGCAGCCGGAAACGCTGCAGATGATTATCGACGGCAGCCATCACAAAGGGGATGTCTTCGCCACCGCGCGCATCGCCGGGATCCAGGCAGCAAAACGCACCTGGGAGCTGATCCCGCTCTGTCATCCGCTGATGCTGAGCAAAGTGGAAGTGAATCTGGAAGCGGAACCGGATCATAACCGGGTGCGCATCACCTCGCTCTGCCGACTGACGGGCAAAACCGGCGTCGAGATGGAAGCGCTGACGGCAGCGTCAGTAGCCGCGCTGACCATCTACGACATGTGCAAAGCCGTACAGAAGGATATCGTCATCGATCAGCTGCGCTTAATCAGCAAGAGCGGCGGCAAAAGTGGCGATTTTCAGGCGGTCACGCATGATTAA
- the moaD gene encoding molybdopterin synthase sulfur carrier subunit, with the protein MIKVLFFAQVRELIGTASLEVNADYPDVAALRAALAERDDRWALALESGKLLAAVNQTLVPMSHPLHAGDEVAFFPPVTGG; encoded by the coding sequence ATGATTAAGGTGCTGTTTTTCGCCCAGGTGCGTGAGCTGATCGGCACCGCATCCCTTGAGGTTAACGCTGACTATCCGGATGTGGCGGCGCTGCGCGCTGCGCTGGCCGAACGCGACGATCGCTGGGCGCTGGCGCTGGAGTCGGGCAAACTGCTGGCGGCCGTCAACCAGACGCTGGTGCCGATGAGTCACCCGCTGCACGCCGGTGATGAAGTGGCCTTTTTCCCGCCCGTAACCGGAGGCTGA
- a CDS encoding DUF1615 domain-containing protein, protein MSSTPILQRLTLVAALVLAGCSSKKTPEAPVRQPEDVKAQIQRLLPSHVSNKAAWSDDIYTTFRTQQIDPSASNLCAVIAVADQESNFSAEAAVPGLPKIAWGEINRRAAQVHVPAFLVRTALLIKSPTGESYAARLDKVRSEKDLSAIFDDLIDMVPMGQTLFGNLNPIHTGGPMQVSIAFAEAHAKGYPWPIDGTIRREVFTRHGGIYFGTMHLLGYPADYSQPLYRFADYNAGWYASRNAAFQAAVSKATGMKLALDGDLILYGSDAAGGTELAVRTLSKQIDMSNSAIRRDLEKGEKESFSDSELWKQVFALADKMAGRKLPREMLPGIKLESPKITRNLTTAWFAQRVDSRYQQCLSRR, encoded by the coding sequence ATGTCATCCACCCCGATTCTGCAACGTCTGACACTAGTCGCCGCGCTGGTGCTGGCGGGTTGTAGCAGCAAGAAAACCCCGGAGGCGCCGGTACGGCAGCCTGAAGATGTCAAAGCGCAAATCCAGCGGCTGCTGCCGTCGCACGTCAGCAATAAAGCGGCCTGGAGCGACGATATCTACACCACCTTCCGCACGCAGCAGATCGACCCCAGCGCCAGTAACCTGTGCGCGGTGATCGCCGTGGCAGATCAGGAGAGTAACTTCAGCGCCGAGGCCGCAGTACCGGGCCTGCCGAAAATCGCCTGGGGCGAGATCAACCGCCGTGCAGCGCAGGTGCATGTTCCGGCCTTCCTGGTGCGCACCGCGCTGCTGATCAAATCGCCGACCGGGGAAAGCTACGCGGCCCGGCTGGACAAGGTGCGCAGTGAAAAAGATCTCAGCGCCATCTTCGATGATCTGATCGACATGGTGCCGATGGGCCAGACGCTGTTTGGCAATCTCAACCCGATCCACACCGGCGGGCCGATGCAGGTCAGCATTGCGTTTGCCGAAGCACACGCCAAAGGCTATCCGTGGCCGATCGATGGCACCATCCGGCGCGAAGTCTTTACCCGTCACGGCGGGATCTACTTCGGCACCATGCACCTGCTCGGCTATCCGGCTGACTACAGCCAGCCGCTCTATCGCTTTGCCGACTACAATGCAGGCTGGTACGCCAGCCGCAATGCGGCGTTCCAGGCGGCAGTGTCAAAAGCCACCGGCATGAAGCTGGCGCTGGATGGCGATCTGATTCTCTATGGCTCAGACGCAGCGGGCGGCACCGAACTGGCGGTGCGTACGCTCTCGAAGCAGATCGACATGAGCAACAGCGCCATTCGCCGCGATCTGGAGAAAGGGGAGAAAGAATCGTTCAGCGACAGCGAACTCTGGAAACAGGTCTTTGCCCTGGCGGATAAAATGGCAGGCCGTAAGCTGCCGCGCGAAATGCTGCCGGGCATTAAGCTGGAAAGTCCGAAAATTACCCGTAATCTGACGACGGCGTGGTTTGCGCAGCGCGTCGACAGTCGTTATCAGCAGTGTCTGTCGCGGCGTTAA
- a CDS encoding OBAP family protein: MFKLWPVAAFSLLLTGCGASNTPAQVQSPGAPTSSSLKVLETGASVMQSRPPIDAINTYLDGFHFYNGDKNGQMEAHHYVTVLNDDVMQAVIYDGNTRDARLMGVEYIISERLFKTLPPEEKKLWHSHQYEVKSGTLIAPGLPKVADHALMTRIVNTYGKTWHTWHTDRDKTLPIGIPALMMGFTQDGQMDSRLLADRDRRFDVDSKQIRADRADIVANPAAPGANAWEKGQVIQLKRTSGGGEHSHGQTGFGPAEQLKQP, from the coding sequence ATGTTTAAACTCTGGCCTGTTGCGGCGTTCAGCCTGTTATTAACCGGCTGCGGCGCCAGTAATACCCCTGCCCAGGTGCAGTCACCGGGCGCGCCCACCTCCTCCTCGCTTAAGGTGCTGGAGACCGGCGCCAGCGTGATGCAGTCACGTCCGCCTATCGACGCTATCAACACCTATCTCGATGGCTTCCATTTTTATAACGGCGATAAGAACGGTCAGATGGAGGCGCACCACTATGTCACCGTGCTGAACGACGATGTGATGCAGGCGGTGATTTACGACGGCAACACGCGCGACGCGCGGTTGATGGGCGTGGAGTACATTATCAGCGAACGGCTGTTTAAGACCCTGCCGCCCGAAGAGAAGAAACTGTGGCACAGCCATCAGTATGAGGTGAAATCGGGCACGCTGATTGCGCCGGGCTTACCGAAAGTCGCCGACCACGCGCTGATGACCCGCATCGTTAATACCTATGGCAAAACCTGGCACACCTGGCACACCGATCGCGACAAAACGCTGCCGATCGGCATTCCGGCGCTGATGATGGGCTTTACCCAGGATGGTCAGATGGATTCACGGCTGCTGGCGGATCGCGATCGCCGCTTTGACGTGGACAGCAAGCAGATCCGTGCCGATCGGGCGGATATCGTAGCCAATCCGGCGGCTCCAGGTGCTAACGCCTGGGAAAAGGGCCAGGTTATTCAGCTTAAGCGCACCAGCGGTGGTGGTGAGCACAGCCACGGTCAGACCGGGTTTGGTCCGGCGGAGCAGCTGAAACAGCCGTAG
- the moaE gene encoding molybdopterin synthase catalytic subunit MoaE, with the protein METQIRVGPEPFDMAEAYRWLAACDEDGAVVTFTGKVRNHNLGDNVAALTLEHYPGMTEKALQEIVDAARERWPLQRVTVIHRVGELFPGDEIVLVGVTSAHRGSAFSAAEFIMDYLKTRAPFWKREATEQGDRWVDARDSDHQAAQRWD; encoded by the coding sequence ATGGAAACGCAGATTCGCGTCGGCCCCGAACCCTTTGATATGGCGGAAGCGTATCGCTGGCTGGCGGCCTGTGATGAAGATGGAGCGGTGGTGACTTTTACCGGCAAAGTGCGTAACCACAATCTGGGTGATAACGTGGCGGCGCTGACGCTGGAGCACTATCCCGGCATGACCGAAAAAGCGCTGCAGGAGATTGTTGATGCGGCGCGCGAACGCTGGCCGCTGCAGCGCGTCACGGTGATCCACCGCGTCGGCGAGCTGTTTCCCGGCGATGAGATCGTGCTGGTGGGCGTCACCAGCGCCCATCGCGGTAGCGCCTTTTCTGCCGCGGAGTTCATCATGGATTACCTGAAAACTCGTGCGCCGTTCTGGAAGCGCGAAGCGACAGAGCAGGGCGATCGCTGGGTGGATGCCCGCGACAGCGACCATCAGGCGGCCCAGCGCTGGGACTAA
- the uvrB gene encoding excinuclease ABC subunit UvrB, whose amino-acid sequence MTKAFKLNSAFKPSGDQPDAIRRLEEGLEDGLAHQTLLGVTGSGKTFTVANVIADLNRPTMVLAPNKTLAAQLYGEMKEFFPDNAVEFFVSYYDYYQPEAYVPSSDTFIEKDASVNEHIEQMRLSATKALLERRDVIVVASVSAIYGLGDPDLYLKMMLHLTRGMIIDQRSILRRLSELQYTRNDQAFQRGTFRVRGEVIDIFPAESDDIALRVELFDEEVERLSLFDPLTGQIDSVVPRFTIYPKTHYVTPRERILQAMEDIKVELADRRRVLLENNKLLEEQRITQRTQFDLEMMSELGYCSGIENYSRYLSARGPGEAPPTLFDYLPADGLLVVDESHVTIPQIGGMYKGDRARKETLVEYGFRLPSALDNRPMKFEEFEALAPQTIYVSATPGKYELEKSGDEVVDQVVRPTGLLDPIIEVRPVGTQVDDLLSEIRQRVAINERVLVTVLTKRMAEDLTEYLTEHGEKVRYLHSDIDTVERMEIIRDLRLGEFDVLVGINLLREGLDMPEVSLVAILDADKEGFLRSERSLIQTIGRAARNINGKAILYGDKITPSMARAIEETERRREKQQLHNEQNGIVPQGLNKKITDILELGNNVVKTRGKAKPARPGEAQALADFQLLTPQALQKKIHELEGQMQQHAQNLEFEQAASVRDQLHELRTLFIAAS is encoded by the coding sequence ATGACCAAAGCTTTTAAACTCAATTCCGCCTTTAAACCTTCGGGCGACCAGCCTGACGCGATCCGTCGCCTGGAAGAGGGGCTGGAGGATGGACTGGCCCATCAGACCTTATTAGGCGTGACCGGCTCCGGTAAAACCTTTACCGTCGCCAACGTCATTGCCGACCTCAATCGCCCGACGATGGTGCTGGCGCCGAACAAGACGCTGGCGGCGCAGCTCTATGGCGAGATGAAAGAGTTTTTCCCGGATAATGCCGTTGAGTTTTTCGTCTCTTACTACGACTACTATCAGCCTGAAGCCTATGTGCCGAGCTCCGACACCTTTATTGAAAAGGATGCGTCGGTGAATGAACACATCGAACAGATGCGTCTGTCAGCGACCAAGGCGCTGCTGGAGCGGCGCGACGTTATCGTGGTGGCGTCGGTTTCGGCGATCTACGGTCTGGGCGACCCCGATCTCTATCTGAAAATGATGCTGCACCTGACCCGCGGCATGATTATCGATCAGCGCAGCATTCTGCGCCGCCTCTCAGAGCTGCAGTACACCCGCAACGATCAGGCGTTTCAGCGCGGCACCTTCCGCGTACGTGGCGAAGTGATCGATATCTTCCCGGCGGAGTCGGACGATATTGCGCTGCGCGTCGAACTGTTTGACGAAGAGGTCGAGCGTCTGTCGCTGTTTGACCCGCTGACCGGGCAGATCGATTCAGTGGTGCCGCGCTTTACCATCTATCCCAAGACGCACTACGTCACGCCGCGTGAGCGCATTCTGCAGGCGATGGAAGACATCAAAGTCGAGCTGGCGGATCGCCGCCGGGTGCTGCTGGAGAACAATAAACTGCTGGAAGAGCAGCGTATTACTCAGCGTACCCAGTTTGACCTGGAGATGATGAGTGAGCTGGGCTACTGCTCCGGCATCGAGAACTATTCGCGCTACCTCTCCGCACGCGGACCGGGCGAAGCGCCACCAACGCTGTTTGACTATCTCCCTGCCGATGGCCTGCTGGTGGTGGATGAGTCCCACGTCACCATCCCGCAGATTGGCGGCATGTACAAAGGCGACCGGGCGCGCAAAGAGACGCTGGTGGAGTATGGCTTCCGCCTGCCGTCGGCGCTGGACAACCGTCCGATGAAGTTTGAAGAGTTTGAAGCGCTGGCCCCGCAGACCATCTATGTCTCGGCAACGCCGGGTAAATATGAGCTGGAAAAATCGGGCGACGAAGTGGTCGATCAGGTGGTACGTCCTACCGGCCTGCTGGACCCGATCATCGAAGTGCGTCCGGTCGGGACGCAGGTCGACGATCTGCTGTCGGAAATCCGTCAGCGCGTGGCAATCAACGAACGTGTGCTGGTGACGGTGCTGACCAAGCGCATGGCGGAAGATCTCACTGAATATCTGACCGAGCATGGCGAGAAGGTGCGCTATCTGCACTCCGACATCGACACCGTAGAGCGTATGGAGATTATTCGCGACTTACGTCTGGGTGAGTTTGATGTGCTGGTAGGCATCAACTTACTGCGTGAGGGGCTGGATATGCCGGAAGTGTCGCTGGTGGCGATTCTGGATGCAGATAAAGAGGGCTTCCTGCGTTCCGAACGATCGCTGATTCAGACCATTGGTCGTGCGGCGCGTAACATCAACGGTAAAGCGATTCTCTATGGCGATAAAATCACGCCGTCGATGGCGCGTGCCATTGAAGAGACGGAGCGCCGCCGTGAGAAGCAGCAGCTGCATAACGAGCAGAATGGCATTGTGCCGCAGGGCCTGAACAAGAAGATCACCGATATTCTGGAACTGGGCAACAATGTGGTGAAAACCCGCGGCAAAGCGAAACCGGCACGTCCTGGCGAGGCGCAGGCACTGGCCGATTTCCAGCTGTTAACGCCGCAGGCGCTGCAGAAGAAAATCCACGAGCTGGAAGGGCAGATGCAGCAGCACGCGCAGAACCTGGAGTTCGAACAGGCGGCCAGTGTGCGCGATCAGCTGCATGAGCTGCGAACGCTGTTTATTGCGGCCTCGTAG
- a CDS encoding gluconeogenesis factor YvcK family protein — protein sequence MNRTLADLDRVVALGGGHGLGRVMSALSPLGSRLTGIVTTTDNGGSTGRIRRSEGGIAWGDMRNCLNQLIAEPSVASAMFEYRFAGNGELAGHNLGNLMLRALDHLSVRPLEAINIIRNLLKVDAFLIPMSEQPVDLVAMDAEGNMVYGETAIDEMKQPPQELMLHPNVQPTREALQAIAEADLILIGPGSFYTSLMPILLMEEMAQALRRTPATMVFIGNLGRELSPAAASLSVADKLQMMERYIGKRVIDAVVVGPSVATEGIENRLIVREPLEAADIKYRHDRQLLRVALEHAIQGFSGATRPQ from the coding sequence ATGAATCGCACACTGGCCGATCTTGATCGCGTTGTGGCACTGGGTGGCGGACACGGTTTAGGCCGTGTGATGTCGGCCCTTTCCCCGCTGGGCTCACGTCTCACCGGCATCGTCACCACCACCGACAACGGCGGATCGACCGGCCGCATTCGTCGCTCCGAAGGCGGTATCGCCTGGGGCGACATGCGCAACTGCCTGAACCAGCTGATTGCAGAACCCAGCGTCGCCTCCGCGATGTTCGAGTACCGTTTTGCCGGTAACGGTGAACTGGCCGGACACAACCTCGGCAATCTCATGCTGCGGGCGCTGGATCATCTGAGCGTTCGCCCGCTGGAAGCGATCAACATCATCCGTAACCTGCTGAAGGTCGACGCCTTTTTAATCCCGATGTCGGAGCAGCCGGTGGACCTTGTGGCGATGGATGCCGAAGGCAATATGGTTTACGGCGAAACCGCCATCGATGAGATGAAGCAGCCGCCGCAGGAGCTGATGCTGCACCCCAACGTTCAGCCGACGCGGGAAGCGCTGCAGGCCATTGCAGAAGCGGATCTGATCCTGATTGGTCCAGGCAGTTTCTACACCAGCCTGATGCCGATTCTGCTGATGGAAGAGATGGCGCAGGCTCTGCGTCGCACGCCTGCCACCATGGTGTTTATCGGCAATCTGGGCCGTGAGCTCAGCCCCGCCGCGGCCAGTCTTTCGGTGGCTGACAAACTTCAGATGATGGAACGTTATATCGGCAAACGGGTGATCGATGCAGTAGTGGTCGGACCGTCGGTCGCCACAGAGGGCATTGAAAACCGGCTGATTGTCCGTGAGCCGCTGGAGGCCGCCGACATTAAATATCGTCACGACCGCCAGCTGTTACGGGTGGCGCTGGAACACGCCATTCAGGGCTTTAGCGGCGCTACGAGGCCGCAATAA
- a CDS encoding lysylphosphatidylglycerol synthase domain-containing protein produces the protein MVKKHPRWQLAKKILTVLFFIAVVVLLVVYARKVNWEDVYDVIVNYNRFVVLTAAGLVVLSYLVYGCYDLIGRAYCGHKLAKRQVMLVSFICYAFNLTLSTWVGGVAMRYRLYSRLGLDSGTITRIFSLSIATNWLGYILLAGVVFSAGMVSIPGGWFIGETTLRLIGVVLLVLVAIYLWACAFSKQRRWTIKGQTLQLPSLRMALLQFAVSCANWMVMGAIIWLLLGRDVGYPMVLGVLLISSIAGVIIHIPAGIGVLEAVFLALLSGQHASHGTIIAALLAYRVLYFILPLLLALVLYLGLESRAKHLRQKNEQKLQKSS, from the coding sequence ATGGTAAAAAAACATCCACGCTGGCAACTGGCGAAAAAAATCCTCACCGTGCTGTTTTTCATCGCGGTGGTGGTACTGCTGGTGGTTTACGCCCGCAAGGTGAACTGGGAAGATGTTTATGACGTCATCGTTAACTACAACCGCTTTGTGGTGCTGACCGCCGCCGGGCTGGTGGTGCTGAGTTACCTGGTTTATGGCTGCTACGACCTGATTGGCCGTGCCTACTGCGGCCATAAGCTGGCGAAGCGGCAGGTGATGCTGGTGTCGTTTATCTGTTACGCCTTTAACCTGACGCTGAGTACTTGGGTGGGCGGCGTCGCGATGCGCTACCGGCTCTACTCCCGGCTGGGCCTCGACAGCGGCACCATCACCCGCATCTTCTCCCTGAGCATCGCCACCAACTGGCTGGGCTATATACTGCTGGCGGGTGTGGTATTCAGTGCGGGCATGGTCTCGATTCCCGGCGGCTGGTTTATCGGTGAGACCACGCTGCGGCTGATTGGCGTGGTTCTGCTGGTGCTGGTGGCGATTTACCTCTGGGCCTGCGCCTTCTCAAAACAGCGTCGCTGGACGATTAAAGGCCAGACGCTGCAGCTGCCTTCACTGCGCATGGCGCTGCTGCAGTTTGCGGTTTCCTGTGCCAACTGGATGGTGATGGGCGCGATTATCTGGCTGCTGCTGGGACGCGACGTGGGCTATCCGATGGTACTGGGCGTCCTGCTGATCAGCAGTATTGCCGGGGTAATCATTCATATTCCGGCGGGCATTGGCGTTCTGGAAGCGGTGTTCCTGGCGCTGCTCAGCGGTCAGCACGCGTCGCATGGCACCATCATTGCGGCGCTGCTGGCGTATCGCGTGCTCTACTTTATCCTGCCGCTGCTGTTAGCGCTGGTGCTCTATCTGGGACTGGAGAGTCGGGCGAAGCATCTGCGTCAGAAGAACGAGCAGAAGTTACAGAAATCGTCATAA
- the moaA gene encoding GTP 3',8-cyclase MoaA, whose product MSQFTDAYARKFYYLRLSVTDVCNFRCTYCLPDGYKPQGIRNKSFLSLDEIRRVTRAFAAAGTEKVRLTGGEPSLRRDFTDIIAAVRENASIRQIAVTTNGYRLARDVKQWRDAGLTALNVSVDSLDARQFHAITGQDKFHQVMSGIDAALDAGFRQVKVNSVLMRDLNSRNLATFLDWIRTRPIQLRFIELMETGDGGTLFRDQHVSGMVIRDQLIAQGWQRRESGRSDGPAQVFYHPDYVGEIGLIMPYAKDFCASCNRLRVSAQGNLHLCLFGDGGIPLRDLLASDEQQAELQARIASSLGQKKQTHFLHQGNTGITQNLSYIGG is encoded by the coding sequence GTGTCACAATTTACTGATGCATACGCGCGTAAGTTCTATTACCTGCGCCTGTCGGTCACGGATGTCTGTAATTTCCGCTGTACCTATTGTCTTCCTGACGGCTACAAACCGCAGGGAATTCGTAACAAAAGCTTTCTCTCTCTGGATGAAATCCGCCGCGTCACGCGGGCTTTCGCTGCAGCCGGAACCGAAAAAGTGCGGCTGACCGGCGGTGAGCCGTCGCTGCGCCGTGATTTCACCGACATCATTGCGGCAGTGCGTGAAAACGCCTCTATCCGCCAGATCGCGGTCACCACTAACGGCTACCGGCTGGCGCGCGACGTGAAGCAGTGGCGCGACGCGGGTCTGACCGCACTCAATGTCAGCGTCGACAGCCTGGATGCCCGTCAGTTTCACGCTATTACCGGTCAGGATAAATTCCATCAGGTGATGAGCGGCATCGACGCGGCGCTGGACGCCGGTTTTCGTCAGGTCAAAGTCAACAGCGTGCTGATGCGCGATCTCAACAGCCGTAATCTGGCCACCTTCCTCGACTGGATCCGCACCCGTCCGATTCAGCTGCGCTTTATCGAACTGATGGAGACCGGCGACGGCGGCACGCTGTTCCGCGATCAGCACGTTTCCGGCATGGTGATCCGCGATCAGCTCATTGCCCAGGGCTGGCAGCGTCGCGAAAGCGGACGCAGCGACGGCCCGGCGCAGGTCTTTTATCATCCCGACTATGTCGGCGAGATTGGCCTGATCATGCCTTATGCCAAAGATTTCTGTGCCAGCTGCAACCGTCTGCGCGTCTCGGCGCAGGGTAACCTTCACCTGTGCCTGTTTGGTGACGGCGGCATACCGCTGCGTGACCTGCTGGCGTCCGATGAGCAGCAGGCCGAACTGCAGGCGCGCATTGCCAGCAGCCTGGGGCAGAAGAAGCAGACACACTTCCTGCATCAGGGCAACACCGGCATCACACAGAATCTCTCTTACATTGGCGGCTAA